The genomic window GGGTCGGTGGAGGCGGGCAGCCAGTCGCTGCCCGTTTCGTCGCCCGCGCCGCGCACGACGGCGCCGACGCGGCCGGTGCGGGTGGTGACGTGGACCGTGACGTCCTCGGCCTTGTCGCTCGTCAGGGTCGGGAGGAGGACGGGGACGCTCGCTCCGGCCGGCACCGGAATGCCCTCGGTGAGCTGGGACTTGAGGGCGCCGTCCTTTCCGTAGAGCTCGATGTCGGCGACCGCGGCGGTGTCGTCGGGGTTGGTGAGGTGGACGTAGTCCTGGCGGTCCTCGGCGAGGCTGGCGCCGGGGAACCAGAAGTCGGTGTCGGGCGCGGTGCAGCTGACGCCGAGCACACCGCGTCCGCTGCCCGCGGGGACCACGGTGGTCTGCTGGGTCGTCCAGCCGGGTGCGAGCCCGCCGTCGGCCGAGCCGACGAGCGCGGGGGAGTCGCTGCCGGACTCCTTCCCGCCGACGGGCTTGCCGGGCGTCTTGAGGGCGAGGAAGGGCTTCTCCGGCGCGGGCTGCTTCGCCGCGTCCGTCTTCGCGCCGTCCTTGGCCTCCTCGTCCTTCTCGTCCTTCTTCTTCTCGTCCGCGGACTTCTTGCCGTCGCCGGCGGCGCCCTCATCGGGGTCCGTCAGCGTCGCCACGGCCGGCCTGAGCTCGGCCGCCGACTTCGTGTCCGCGGCGGCGCCGGCGCCGGTGCGCGCCGGGGTGAACGACGTGTACGCCGTGTCCGCGATGTCGGAGGTACTGGGCGCCGGGCAGAGCAGGCTGGAGCGCTCGACGGGAAGCCGGGCCGGGGCCTTCGCCGACTGGGCCTCCCCGCCGTCGGGGGCGGTGAGCGCGGCGAATCCCGTGACGGCGGCGAGGGCGGTGGCGGCCGCGAGGAGGGAGAGGGTGGTGCGGTTCACTGGTTGCTGCTCCCGTCGGGACGCTGCTCGGTCTCGTAGCCGTAGGGGTCGTACTGGCCCGTGCGGTACGGGTCGTACTGCTGCCCGTACTGGTCCTGCGCGTACTGGCCCTCGCCGTACTGCTGGTCCTGGGCGTACGGCTCCTGCCCGTACGCCTCCTGTCCGTACTGGTCCTGGCCGTACGACTCCTGGGCGTACTGCT from Streptomyces formicae includes these protein-coding regions:
- a CDS encoding DUF5719 family protein; the encoded protein is MNRTTLSLLAAATALAAVTGFAALTAPDGGEAQSAKAPARLPVERSSLLCPAPSTSDIADTAYTSFTPARTGAGAAADTKSAAELRPAVATLTDPDEGAAGDGKKSADEKKKDEKDEEAKDGAKTDAAKQPAPEKPFLALKTPGKPVGGKESGSDSPALVGSADGGLAPGWTTQQTTVVPAGSGRGVLGVSCTAPDTDFWFPGASLAEDRQDYVHLTNPDDTAAVADIELYGKDGALKSQLTEGIPVPAGASVPVLLPTLTSDKAEDVTVHVTTRTGRVGAVVRGAGDETGSDWLPASTDPSGTLVLPGIPADATSVRLVAYAPGDDDADLKLRLSTPSGTITPAAAESLRVKSGMTAALDLKDVTKGEVGSLLLSPAEGGKATPVVAALEVTRGTGAKQELAFIPATAPVTERATAADNRAKGSVLSLTAPGAAAEVKVTASAGTEGGEPVVKTFEVKGGTTLAVTSPPVPAGLKGSYALTVEPVSGGPVHASRTLLLPQDGIQMFTVQTLPDDRGTVEVPAARQDLSVLGD